The Helianthus annuus cultivar XRQ/B chromosome 16, HanXRQr2.0-SUNRISE, whole genome shotgun sequence genome includes a window with the following:
- the LOC110918910 gene encoding N66 matrix protein-like — protein sequence MVTPEFKRVERYIWGLAPEFRSLVPSAKPATITEAVTLAVSLTEDAVRMKKLSLNPTEKTETHAESSGDKKRKHSNLSQATRSNNKGSNKKKRDTNPPREAKTFTAANESGAKKYQGTLPKCNRCGFHHVGNCRVGKCENCGKSGHRTEDCWGKGIRGRNGNGNRNGNGNRNGAGNGNEGGNGNGNDNQIKARFSDPDATESQDTIQNL from the coding sequence ATGGTAACACCTGAATTTAaacgcgttgaacgctacatctggggattggccCCGGAATTTCGCAGTTTAGTACCTTCGGCCAAGCccgcaacaatcactgaggctgtgACTCttgctgtcagccttactgaagatgcgGTTCGTATGAAGAAGCTATCGCTGAACCCAACAGaaaagaccgagacgcatgctgagtcgtctggtGACAAGAAGAGGAAGCATTCAAATCTGAGCCAAGCAACCCGCAGCAACAACAAGGGTTCGAACAAGAAGAAGCGTGACACTAACCCACCTAGGGAGGCAAAAACCTTCACAGCTGCAAATGAGTCTGGAGCTAAGAAATAtcagggcactctgcccaagtgtaacCGCTGTGGCTTTCACCATGTGGGAAATTGTCGCGTTGGGAAGTGCGAAAACTGCGGAAAGTCAGGCCACCGTACCGAGGATTGTTGGGGTAAAGGTATTAGAGGCCGCAATGGTAATGGTAATAggaacgggaatggaaaccgTAACGGTGCTGGTAATGGGAACgagggtggaaatggaaatggcaatGATAACCAG